In a genomic window of Gossypium arboreum isolate Shixiya-1 chromosome 9, ASM2569848v2, whole genome shotgun sequence:
- the LOC108455997 gene encoding transcription factor PIF4-like, which yields MNHCSSDWNFDSDLPISNQKNLLGQDNELEELLWQNGKVVLQSQTHKKQDDETVSWIQNPFEESFEKEMFSNFFSEFPAYDPMDHQHEQQEDDKSLKHKNNLMQREVNELSGMAIGSSHCGSNQVRNDGDLSRGSSNGIGTTSTGLSVGTSKDDEDDYNGGQVENEKGTSVGVTSSQKRKNGDGREDYECQSEFAEDKPVRRSGSYRRRSRAAEVHNLSERRRRDRINEKMRALQELIPHCNKTDKASMLDEAIEYLKSLQSQLQVMWMGNGMAPMMFPGIQHYMSPMAMGTAPPTMPSIQNQRFIQNPTFSEQYARFLGFQHMQTASQPINMFGYGSQTTPQSPTVLGFSNGSNQLNGGTTAANNTSLSGKIGGEVQLECKTTANLGFN from the exons ATGAACCACTGTAGTTCAGATTGGAATTTTGATTCTGATCTTCCAATCTCCAATCAAAAAAATCTCTTGGG TCAAGATAATGAACTAGAAGAGCTTTTATGGCAGAATGGGAAGGTAGTTTTGCAAAGCCAAACTCATAAGAAACAAGATGATGAAACAGTCTCATGGATCCAAAACCCTTTTGAGGAATCATTTGAGAAAGAGATGTTTTCCAACTTTTTCTCTGAATTTCCAGCTTATGATCCCATGGATCACCAACATGAACAACAAGAGGATGATAAAAGTTTAAAACATAAGAACAATTTGATGCAAAGAGAAGTTAATGAACTTTCAGGAATGGCAATTGGGTCAAGCCATTGTGGAAGCAATCAAGTTCGAAATGATGGAGATCTTAGCAGAGGATCAAGCAATGGAATTGGAACTACATCCACTGGTTTATCTGTAGGGACATCTAAAGATGATGAAGATGATTATAATGGTGGCCAAGTTGAAAATGAGAAAGGAACTTCAGTTGGAGTCACTAGTAGCCAGAAAAGGAAGAACGGAGATGGTAGGGAAGATTATGAGTGTCAAAGTGAG TTTGCTGAAGATAAGCCAGTCCGACGATCTGGGTCTtatcgtcgccggagtcgagctgcCGAAGTTCATAATTTATCGGAGAGG AGAAGAAGGGATAGGATCAATGAGAAGATGAGAGCATTACAAGAGCTCATCCCTCACTGCAATAAG ACAGATAAAGCATCTATGCTAGATGAGGCCATTGAATATTTGAAGTCACTTCAATCACAACTTCAG GTCATGTGGATGGGAAATGGGATGGCCCCAATGATGTTCCCTGGAATCCAACATTATATGTCCCCCATGGCAATGGGAACAGCTCCACCTACAATGCCTTCAATTCAAAACCAACGTTTTATTCAAAATCCCACTTTTTCTGAACAATATGCACGTTTTTTAGGCTTTCAACATATGCAAACAGCTTCTCAG CCAATTAATATGTTTGGTTATGGCTCCCAAACTACACCTCAAAGTCCCACGGTATTAGGCTTTAGCAATGGCAGTAACCAACTCAATGGAGGAACAACTGCTGCCAATAACACTTCTCTAAGTGGCAAGATAG GTGGAGAGGTTCAACTTGAGTGCAAAACCACTGCCAATCTGGGATTTAACTGA